From a region of the Besnoitia besnoiti strain Bb-Ger1 chromosome I, whole genome shotgun sequence genome:
- a CDS encoding SPRY domain-containing protein (encoded by transcript BESB_011320) has translation MVRGAASRGAPSPSSPEAPALGSSGGKEGGASCGAPDVSRMLFWRPSSGPLALNCRRHPHYVKILHKGRTALYAGRGDFTDVGAVQAESPAATACAVYYFEVEVVACSASPRICVGLSTKGSALTKHPGVDPHSVGYRAEDGRKLVGSATGSSLSRGGSLPGEAFSSPYGQGDVVGCGIHHASRKIFFTKNGVCLGVAAKAEPAVEYFPSAGMQGAGEQLRFNFTGPFVFDLRGMLQCEMLEERQRIKAELGHPSLAPALTEVVRSYLLHAAFSRTLAAFEKALAAEQPPETATAADAQGPARATGSAEEALQRPAQSAEGERERRDAGDDETRREDAREESPGEAGGEETMGAESREEEVKSGESSEGSMSSAARRPLSITLVRPSSPSSASAGAAAGLAVAFARPEDEGSPCPDITMQDDDKSEREAMYLYPTPHRDFRTKPETSAILLASLPKRTELKQAIVSGRADVAAEILDRHFPAVVALPQSAQLEDESFALALLYTQQLIEFLRPPARDVRAAVAWMKAKLAPLTRDSPPHIRQAITECCGLLAFQEPERSSLAAFFDLNRRTVVATAINRCVLRHHFRIPCWSSLEVLVRHLVACRQLLREFCGNRGPIPSSSLFCYPPPMRRLLQPSSPSRALAAPPRPLISTAYGEEELLELPLIYSP, from the exons ATggtgcgaggcgcggcctcgcgaggtgcgccttctccgagctcgccggaggcgcccgccctcgGCTCGTCGGGCGGcaaggagggcggcgcttcgTGCGGTGCTCCAGACGTCTCGCGGATGCTCTTCTGGCGGCCCTCGAGTGGACCGTTGGCGCTGAACTGCCGCAGACATCCACATTACGTGAAAATCCTGCACAAGGGCCGCACAGCGCTCtacgccggccgcggcgacttcACCGACGTCGGC gcggttCAGGCGGAGAGCCCGGCTGCGACCGCGTGTGCGGTTTACTACTTTGAAGTCGAGGTCGTCGCttgctccgcctcgccgcgaatCTGCGTCGGGCTCTCGACAAAGGGCTCCGCACTAACCAAGCATCCCGGCGTCGATCCACA CTCGGTGGGGTaccgcgcggaggacgggcGGAAGCTGGTCGGCTCGGCGACGggctcgtcgctctctcgcggcggctcgctgccgGGTGAAGCCTTCAGCTCGCCGTATGGCCAGGGCGACGTGGTGGGCTGCGGCATCCATCACGCGTCGAGAAAAATTTTCTTCACCAAGAACGGCGtctgtctcggcgtcgccgccaagGCGGAGCCCGCGGTGGAGTACTTTCCCAGCGCGGGCAtgcagggcgccggcgaacaACTTCGATTCAACTTCACGGGGCCTTTTGTCTTCGACCTCAGAGGCATGCTCCAG TGCGAGATGCTggaggagcggcagcgcaTCAAGGCGGAGCTTGGGCATCCCTCGCTAGCGCCCGCGCTGACGGAAGTCGTCCGCAGCTACTTGCTCcacgcggccttctcgcgcacgctggcggccttcgagaaggccctcgccgccgagcagccgccagagaccgccaccgccgcagacgcgcagggcccggcgcgcgcgacaggcagcgccgaggaggcgctgcagaggccggcgcagagcgccgagggcgagcgagagaggcgcgacgcaggcgacgacgagacgcggcgcgaggacgcgcgcgaggagtcCCCAGGCGAAgctggcggagaggagacgatgGGCGCAG agagccgcgaggaggaagtgaAGTCTGGCGAGTCGTCTGAGGGATCTATGTCGAGCGCCGCTCGCAGGCCCCTGAGCATTACGCTTGTGCgaccctcgtcgccttcctccgcctctgcgggcgccgccgccggtctcgccgtcgccttcgcgcggccagaggacgaaggcagcCCCTGCCCAGACATCACGATGCAAGATGACGACaagagcgagcgcgaagcg ATGTACCTGTATCCCACGCCGCATCGCGACTTCCGCACGAAGCCTGAGACCTCCGCcatcctcctcgcctctctgccgaAGCGCACCG AGCTGAAGCAGGCCATcgtcagcggccgcgcggatGTCGCAGCGGAGATCCTCGACCGCCACTTCCCTGCGGTCGTTGCCCTGCCGCAGTCTGCGCAACTCGAA GATGAGTCGTTTGCGTTGGCGCTGCTATACACACAGCAGCTGATTGAgttcctgcggccgccggcgcgtgacGTCAGGGCTGCAGTCGCGTGGATGAAGGCGAagctggcgccgctgacacgcgactcgccgccgcacatTCGGCAGGCCATTACG GAATGCTGCGGACTTCTTGCCTTCCAAGAACCTGAGCGCAGCTCGCTGGCTGCCTTCTTCGATTTAAACAGACGGACTGTCGTCGCGACGGCGATCAACCGATGCGTGCTGC GGCACCACTTCCGAATTCCCTGTTGGTCGTCGCTGGAGGTCCTCGTGCGCCACCTCGTCGCGTGCCG gcagctgctgcgagaGTTCTGCGGCAACCGCGGCCCGATTCCCTCTTCGAGTTTGTTTTGCTATCCGCCTCCGATGCGTCGACTCCTTcagccttcttcgccttcgcgggctctcgcagccccgccgcggccgttgATTTCTACCGCCTACGGTGAAGAGGAGTTGCTCGAGCTTCCGCTGATTTACAGCCCCTGA
- a CDS encoding sybindin family protein (encoded by transcript BESB_011330) codes for MYSLFINNKHGSLVYHRNFTPAVQLSANDAIRLASTFHGLSAIAAQVSPASSEKGSFFNALQPKGINRVEAENFRLQCLETLTGLKFVLVTELSLSPTAVEASLRRVYEAYSDYVLKNPFHDADMPIRCQLFDKEIDKIFADYITI; via the exons ATGTATTCCCTTTTTATCAATAACAAACACGGCAGTCTCGTCTATCACAGG AATTTTACCCCCGCGGTGCAACTGTCGGCGAACGACGCGATCCGTCTGGCCTCGACGTTTCACGGCCTGAGTGCGATCGCCGCGCAGgtctcgcccgcgtcttcgGAGAAAGGCAGCTTCTTCAACGCGCTCCAGCCGAAAGGCATCAACCGTGTGGAGGCGGAAAACTTCAGACTCCAGTGTCTCGAGACGCTCACAG GACTGAAGTTTGTCTTGGTGACCGAGCTGAGCCTGTCGCCGACGGCGGtcgaggcgtctctgcgtcgcgtttACGAGGCGTACTCAGACTACGTGCTGAAAAATCCGTTCCACGACGCAGACATGCCGATTCGCTGTCAGTTGTTTGACAAAGAAATCGATAAAATCTTCGCCGACTACATCACCATCTGA
- a CDS encoding hypothetical protein (encoded by transcript BESB_011340) — translation MASGRGCSPLVLCALVLLVAGACFFSFLGFLFLCSADTLPLSAATKRTACIAALSAALLHLLVLFAMLFLRSKPKGWLRERLSAHPAGRAFFLFLDDFSSRLLPRGGRERREEEDRDRGSGSQASECDLSAQTYFGGRAHLNQQTFRTNRGKRDNLRDERDALLTARDEDIRARDALLRPWADSGSGEPGDPLEKRNPAVGAAASSFDFQLPLGDVALSKQAAASIADTQLLSPCSTASFSSEQARAFAASSPSSFSSLSDPLSPTHACLSGSASGSAEGDALAAKTRGRGDVPLTVGCGALPAGASLLAEERRDAPPQVELLSW, via the coding sequence ATGGCGTCGGGTCGAGGCTGCTCGCCGCTGGTGCTGTGTGCGCTGGTGCTGCtggtcgcgggcgcgtgttttttctcgtttctcggcttcctctttctctgctcGGCGGACACGCTCCCGCTGTCGGCGGCGACAAAGCGGACTGCGTGCAttgcggcgctctctgcggcgcttctgcaCCTGCTCGTTCTCTTCGCGATGCTTTTTCTCCGCTCAAAGCCCAAGGGttggctgcgcgagcgcctcagcgcgcatcctgccggccgcgcgtttttcctctttcttgACGACTTTTCTTCGCGCTTGCTGCCGCGAGGGGgtcgagagcgccgcgaggaggaagaccgCGACAggggcagcggcagccaggCGAGCGAGTGCGACTTGAGTGCGCAGACGTACTttggcggccgcgcgcaccTGAACCAGCAGACCTTCCGCACGAATCGAGGCAAGCGAGACAACCtccgcgacgagcgcgacgcgcttcTCACAGCTCGCGACGAGGACatccgcgcgagagacgcgctgctgcggccctGGGCAGACAGCGGGAGCGGAGAGCCCGGCGACCCCCTCGAGAAACGGAACCCGGccgtgggcgcggcggcctcttctttcGACTTCCAGTTGCCACTGGGAGATGTGGCGCTGTCCAAGCAGGCGGCCGCATCCATCGCGGacacgcagctgctgtcgcctTGCTCcaccgcctccttctccagcgagcaggcgcgcgccttcgccgcgtcctcgccttcgtcatTTTCATCGCTTTCTGATCCACTGTCGCCAACTCACGCCTGTCTCTCGGGGTCTGCGTCCGGCAgcgccgaaggagacgcgctcgccgcaaagacgcgaggccgcggcgacgtgcCGCTCACGGTGGGCTGCGGAGCCCTTCCCGCGGGCGCAAGCCTCCTtgcagaggaaagaagagacgcccCCCCGCAAGTAGAGCTGCTGAGTTGGTGA